AGGCAGAGGTTCTTGACGTCCCGCTTGCTGGCCTATTCTTTCCGCACAGAATCACTTGTCCAGGAAATGACGCGTCTACCAAGAAAATGCTTCAAGGCTATCGCCAGGCTAAACACGATGAGAAATTTGATCTTGCCAGTGCGGCGGCTAGTGAGCGTCTTCGAGAAGATGCGGGGAGCAATGGCGTCGAACTAGACGCTGCCGAGTTCGGAGATCGAATCGAGCAACGGATCGCCGAACTCTTATCACCTCCCGTGCCTGTGTGCGAACACCTTGAAAGTGATCCTGATCAGGTCTGGAGCACTTTTATTGCCCACGCTGACTGGAAGTGTGATGCGTGTTGGGAACAGGAGCGGCAAGAGGTACTTCGAACTGGCACCAAATTCGACGCGATTGAAGAATTTACATGCGATTTGTGTCGTCGATATGCCCCTAAATCTATTGCAAAGCTGGTAATTCGACATGGCATTTTTCTTCTACGAGGTGGAGCATGTGCTCGCTGCCAGGCCCATGAGGCGAGCCAACGAGCTATTGATGCAACCGTGAGCGGAGGGAACTAGCTATGGTCGAAAAAGGTACAACTGTTGATGACATCGACAGTGAAAGTCTTGCGGCGGCGCAAAAGATGCTCGGCGTGGCCCGGCCGAGAGACGCCGTTAATCAAGCCCTCAAAGAGGCAGTGAGGCGGAAGATGGTGGAGGAATACGTTGATTTCATGAAGACAAATTTATTAGACCCAGACGAGAGCATTCGGAATGATGCATGGTAGTCGCACGGTACATGGCTGACACGAGTGCAAATGCGCGCATTCGACACCAACCAGTTGAGGACAGGCTCGCTCCGCTGATCGACCGCTATCTCGTGGCTACGTGCGCGGTTCTCAATCTGGAAGCCTTATTTTCGGCACGTAGCCCGGTAGAGTACGAGCAGATTTGGAACTGGCGGAATAGTATTTTCGAGTACGTCGACACTGATGAAAGTTGTATGCAGCGAGCACAAGAGGTGCAGCGTATTTTGGCCGAGCGCTCGTCGCATCGCGTCAAACTGCCAGATCTAATCATCGCGGCTACGGCAGAAGCTCATTCGCTGACGTTATTGCACTACGATAAAGAATTCGACCTCATTGCTTCAGTGACTAAACAGTCAGTCGAATGGATAGCTCCACAAGGAAGTCTCGCTTAAAACGCTATTTTCCGGTTCTGGCTACTCGATCGAGCACGATACTGGCATGCGAGATCGCTTCAGATCGCTCGTCAAATACCGCAGAGTCACCGCGAATTGCTCTGTATTTTCCGTCCCCCCGGCGGCGATCCAAACCGAAAGAACTGCGCCCCTTCTTATTGGGAAAAACCCTTGCGCGCCAGGAGTTTTGCCCATCCGCGCTAGTGCCATCCCAGGTATCCTCGCCCAAAACTTGCCAGGACACTACGGGTCGCGTCGCTTCTAAAGCATGACGCAATTCGCTAGGCGATTTGTAGCGTCGTTCGGCATTAATATGTAGGGCCTTTTTAATAACCTTCCGAAGTGGATCGTGGACGTGCGGCAGATAACTGTCTCGCGCTGGAAAACGGCCAAGCCGGATGAGGTCTATAAGATTATCTCCCCAAGCCTCTGTGTCCATGACTGCATCACTGTTTACTAGACGGTGCAGCGTAACTCCCATTGCGTAAACATCGCCTTGAACACTGTCGATGTATCCAGGGTCGGCCACGGATTCGGGCGGCAGATGAGTGACGTAACCGATTGGCGCTTCGGAAACCTGCTCCTTGCCACATGCCAAACCGAAGTCAGAAACTTTGATCGCTCCCGAGGGGGCCAGCATCAAATTCGCCGGTTTGATATCGCGGTGAAGCATGTTCCGGTTGTGGAGGAACTCAAGACCACGGCACGCATCCTCGATGGCTGATACGGCGTCCCGAACCGGGAGAGCGGACTTTCCGTAGCGATCGTGGATGCTTCCGTCCGGCAAAAACTCCATTCTGATCACAGGTACATCAAGGACGTGATCAGCGGAATATACTTGAACAACGTTCGGATGTTCGGCAAGCGCCATAGCTTGAGCCTCTGCGAAGATACTTCGCCCACCCAAATCTTCGCCATTTTTGAGGTACTTGGCCGCGCATAGGCGGTTCAGTGCTTCATCTCGCTCAAGCCAAACTTCTCCGAAGTAGCCGCCACCGAGATACCGAATTCGTTCAAATCCTGTCACGAATCCTCCTTGGGAAGGACGGCAGCGGCAACAATCACCGGATCGCGGCGAGTACTCGGCGTTTGGACGATGCAAGGGACTTGCTCTAGGGCGACTGTCAGTGCTGCTGCGGTCTTCGCTGAAAATTTGGCACGCACAGAGGCTCCATACAGCCTGTCGCAAACGATTCCGCGACTCGTCACAGCCTCCGTTACTACACCCTCGGTCTCTGCTCGCGGCACAACATTTCCCTTGCCAACAGATTCCGCTAGGCGCATGGAAACCCTGTCCGGCGACCAGCGCTCCAGCATCTCGTGAACCTCTCGGCGAACCCAGACCAAAGTCTCGCCACGGTCGGCCGTTTTAGGGGCTTCAACAACCCCGTGGTCTACACGCACAGCGTTTAGCCGTGTCTCGCCTTCCAGAACGGCCCAAGCGATCTTGTCCCTGCCGCATTTCAAACCTAGAACCTTCACCCGAACCCTCTCACCATCTATCAAGCCGCAAAGAACCGCGAAGCGGACGGAGAATATAAGCTACCTATAGGTAGAGGAAGTCGAAATCAGACTGCTGGCGATCGTTGCATTTGCCCCTCTTGATCCAGAAGAGAGTAATTCGGCAGTGCGCGACACTTGCTGGTGACGTCGTGCCGGGTGGCCCGTCGGGTCGGCGCCGTAGGTGCCGCATGCCCGGCGGAGCTGCCCGGCGTGGGCTCGCCATCAGTTCAGGTGCGCACTCGTTGACGCTCCGCTCTGGTGAGGCACGACCGTTCATGCGGCCCGGGTAGGTCTGGCGGCTGAGAGGTCGTCGGTAATTCGGCAACCTCACGTAAGTAGCAAAGACTGAGGTCAGGAGGCACCGCTGGCCTCCTGACCTCCTGTGCGGCCGACTGGTGTCAGGCTGCGTTGGGCCTGCGCAGCACGATCGGTGCGCCATCCCCGCCGAAGGTCGGACCGGCCGGCCATAGTTCGGCAAGCTCGGTCGGCGTGAGCGGGTGGTGGTAGCTGGTGCTGAGGACCTTCTTGATGGTCTCGGCGTCGGCGTGGTCACCAAGGTTCATGAACCAGTCCGTGCCGGCCGTGTACGACCACAGGTAGGAGCGCAGTAGCGGCTCGGTGCCACGGTCGGACAGCAGGTTGCCCACCTGCTCAAGCGTGAGCCACGGGGCCCGGGCCAGCACGTGTTCGGCAATGTCGCGCAGAGGGAGCTCTGCGTTGATGGCGCGGTGGACCTCGCCGCGCACGATGTGCATGTAGTGGTTGAGGCGGGCCTTGGCCATGAGTGGCTTGTTGTCCGGCTCGGTGTAGATCGGCCACGCGGTCGCCAGACCTTCCAGAAGGCTCTGGTAGGGCAGGTGCACCGTGAGCGTGCGGACCCAGTCCACGTCTTCGTTCTCGGCGGTCTGGGTGAAGCTGGAGCACTGCAACGCGTGGCCCAACAGTTCGTGCTGGGCGAAGAACCGCAGGCCGTCCTCGGTGAACACGGCCGTGCGCTGGTTGAACCGCAGCCGTGAGTGATGGCCGGAGCCGTCGACCCAGAATGACCAGTAGTCGTCGATGTCCACGACCTGCACGTCCACCGTGTACGTAGCCGTCGTCCCGGTGAGCGCGCGCACGGCGGGTTCGGCCTCGTCCGCCAGGACCTGCACCTGGGTCGCTGCCCGCTCCAGCGTCATCGGCGTTTCGAGCTGGAAGACCTCGTCGGCGGTCTTGGGGCCCCAGCTCACGCCCAAGTCGGCGTAGGCGTTGCGGGCCCGCTCACCCAGTTCCACGACGTAGTCCTCGGACCAGCCGGCCGTGCCGCATCCCTGGGTCGCCCGCATGTAGGCATCCAGCTCGGGACGCTCTCCCAGCACACAGGACAGGTAGGCCAGGTGGGCGCGGGTGGTCTGCTCGACGTGGGTGTCCCCGTCGGCCTTGGCCTGCTGGTTCAGGGACGTCAGGCGGTCGTGGACCTCGATCCGGCTACTGGCTGGCCTGACGGGTTCGTTGGTGGGGGCGCAGTCGAAGTCGATGACCTGCCGGCCGCCGCGTGATTCCTCGTAGGCTCCCCAGGAGCGGACGAGGGATTCGACCTGGTCACGCAGTCGCACGGGGCACATCCCATCGCAGTGTCACGCTCTGGTTGGACCGCAGGTCGCGGCGGTTCAGGTCGATCACCGTTGCATTCCCCTCGTTCGCCAAGGACAGACTCTCGGCTGCCGTGATCTCGGAGCCGTCAAGACGCTCTTCAACCGCCGTGCAACCGCTCAGAGCTTCCACCCCGTTCAGCCTCAGCTGCAACCGAAGTGACTCCGTCGGCAGGAAAACGGTCTGGCGCCAGTACAACTCATCGGCGAACTTGCCGCCGTTGCAGGTGTAGCCGACGGTCGCGGTCTCGCCGGGGTTGATCGCGGGGAAGATCTGACAGGAGAACTTCACCTGCACGCCGACGTCGTGAATGGTCTTGATGAAGACGTTGCGGTTGCTGTCGGTCTCCTTGACCTCCAGCGGCCCGGTGACGTGCTTGAACCAGATCTGACGCGTCAGCCCGGTGACCGGGGTGTCTCCGAGGTTCTCCAGGTGGTGCACCTGGGAAATCGTGACGCCACCGTCCGGACCGACATCGAGGGTCACGTCCAGGCGCCGGTCGACCAGCTCACCGACGGGGGCCGCGAGTACCTGGCCGTTGCTCGGCGGGGTGGCAACAGCATGCGGGGCGGACGTCGTGGTGCGGTTGGCCTCCAGGGCCTCCCACCTGCGCGGTGCGAGTCCGAGGAAGCTGCCGGGGATGTGCAGGGCGTCGGCGATGCGTTCCATGACGTCGACGGTTGAGACACGGTCCTTGTTCGCCATGATCCGGCTGACGCGGGACTGGGTGAGGCCGTCGACGGGTGCGGCGATGCGGTCTTGGCTGGCGCCGTCCCACTGCCGCATCAGGCGGAAGATGTGGCCGAAGTCACGCTCGCGGCAGGCTGTCTGGAAGTCGGCCCGGGCAAGGAGGTCGTCGCCCACCTGGTAGTCGAGTCGTCCGGGCTTTGCCACCGTTCCCCCTTGCTGGCCTGGCCTATCAGCTTCGTTGCGATCGGTAGCCGGAAGGTTACCGTGCCCAAGTCAACCCTGTATGACGGGTATGCCGGTTTTCAAGCGCTCGGGCGCTCGGAAAGCTTTCGGCAACCGCTCGGGGCGCCTGTTGCCGGTCCGGATGTCACCTCAGGTTGGCATAGGCGAAAGGTGCGTTTCCGGTCCTGACCAGCCGAAGCAGGCTTGCACTACCGACCTTTCCCGGGTCGACGCTCAGGTCCTCGGGAGAGGTCGGCTCCAAGGAAGAGAGTCGACAGGAAGTGAAGCTGTGAATCTGGAGGACGTGCCCCGACCACGTGAGGCGGATCAGCGGGAATGTATCGGCGGGATACCGGCTTCGGCCGGCGTATCGGCTGGGCACCCTGAACGCATCCGACGCGGTCGGACTCGCACGAGGAAGTCCCTGGGGGTAGCTGCGATACCCAGGCAGAAGACTCCCGGCCGCTGAGCGGACCCGGGGCGGCGTCCATATCCCCACCGGCTCCCTCCGCTGGATGGTGGACGCCGGGGTGCGTGTCGGTCCGATCCGGGCGCGACGAGCCGGCACGCACCCACTCATGAACTGCCCGCGCGGGCAACGACGGGGAAGGCCCGCGCGGGCTTCCTGATTTTGGCCAACACTGCGGGGTGCTTTGTGGACGTCGTTGCTCTCGTTATCTTGTTGCGCCACAACGGTATTACCGTTCGCCGGGCCGCATGGCTGCCCCGCGCTGCTGGGTCCCAGAGCGCCCTGGTCGCTTTTCTGGATCCGACGCGTAATCAGCGTGAGGAAGCTCGCGCGCTTCTACGACAGGCGCCCGGTGTGGACGCGGTGAAGTTCTCCCACATCACGCCCTGGGTCGTGTTCGTGACTCTCTCGCCGGCTGAACGGCGTCCTACTCGGACCGGCCGCCGGGCGGCATCCGCTGCTCTACCTGGCTCAAACGGTCGCTGAGCTGCGCCAACTGGTGCTCGATCCTCATCAGGACGGTCACGACCTGGTCGTCGGCCGGTGACGGGGTCGGGACTGCCGGTGGGGTCGCGACCAGAATTTTGATCAGGTGGTCCTCGGGCCAGTCCAGCGCGCGGGCCAGCGCCTCCAGGGTCTTGTTCTGCACGCGCCGGCTGGATCCGTGCTGGATCAGGCGCACGGTCGAGACCGAAACCCCTGACAGGCGCACCAGTTCCTGTTGTCCGATCCTCAACGCTGCCATCCGCGCGTTGACCGCTGCTGCGACCGCCTGCCAGTCCTCGCCCTCTACCTGCCCTCGGGACGTGTACACCGATGGCAATCCCCGTTCAGCCATGCACGAAATCTTAACGGCCTTCCCAGCCTTTTCCTGGCGCCCTCCTGACCTTTTTCGAAGCCCATGCCAAGGGTGCATATTTTCGAACTGGATTCATATGAACATGGCATGGGAAATATGTACGTGCGAATTGTACCGCTTGCATAACCGTTGAAGCGCGGTTGCCAACCGGTTCACGATGTTCTCGCAGTTCAGACAGAGCTGACACCGCAGGGAAAGCACCTTCGCCGTTCATCGGGAATGGCCGGGTGCGGGCGGTTGAATACCGAGAACGGGAGTCACCACAATGGCTGTTGAGGGCCGCATCAATGTTCGTCACGAGGACGTTTTCGCTCAGCCGATCCTGATTCTTTCGGTCGACCCGGTGGAGGACTTCGACAAGCGCAAGGCAGGGAATGTCGACCCGCAGGAGCTGGACAAGCAGACCGGGATGCGCCTGTGGGCCGTGAGCCTGCTGGACCCCACCGCCCAGCAGGGACGGCGCGAGATCAAGGTGAAGATCGCCGCTGATCAGCAGCCGGTTCCCCCGGCCGGCCTGATGGCCCCGGCGGAGTTCGAGGGCTTGCAGGTGATCCCGTACATGGACTCCAACCGGGCCAAGCCCCGAGTCGCGATCGCCTACCGGGCAGCAGGTTTCCGCGCCCAGGGACGCCAGCGGGCCTCCGCTGCCTGACCCGCTCGCCCGGGGTCTGACGGTCTCCCGGTCCGGTCCAACCCCGGACCGGGGGCCCTTCCCACCACCGCCATCACACGCTGAAACTTTGGGGAGTTGACGTCGCAGATGCGTTCCACCAGTGGAAAACCCAAGAACCGCGGACCGTTGGCCAAGCCCTGCCGAACCTGCACCGAGGTCCACCCGGTCGGTCGTCTGCACTTCGGGCAGTGCCCGGACTGCGCGCACCTGGTCGCGCTGCCGCTGCGCGGTGAGGTCGGGCGGTTCATGTCCTTCACCCGCCAGGACACCGACACCATCGGCGGTGCCGCATGAGGGGCGGCTGCGGTGGCCAGGACGCGCACCTTCGCCACATGGGCGACCTGTTCGCCACCTGCCACGCCATCGGCCGCGCCGAAATCTTGCTCAACGGAGCCGCGTATCTGGCAGACGGGCAGCGGCTGGCGTTGCTGCGCGAGGTCCTGCACGACTTGCGCCGTGATCTCGGCCTACCCGCCATCGATCTCCAGCCCCCGGCCACCTCGGCCACCTCGGCCACCTCGATCACCTCGGCCCTGAACCCGGATGCCGATCCCACGGATGGGAGCACCCTCTGATGCTGGTCAACGGAACCCGCGTGGAAGACCTGGCCGGAACCGGTCTGACCACCCGTCAGCGCTATGTCGTCCCCCTGTGGGTCACCGTGCCGGTCTTCCTCATCCGCCATCTGGCGAAATCGTGCGCATGGATCGTTCGCCAGATGCGGACGTACTGGGGCCTGTCTCTGCCGGTGATCGTGCTGTTGCTCCTGTGGGCCTACCTCGGCCGACTGGTCGCGGTGACCGCGCTGACCTGGTGGCTCACCATGGGCCTGATCTGGGCCTACCGGTGGCCGGCGTCCTTCGACACCGCCGTGGCTCAACCGACGCGGGGTGTGTGGCGGTGGTGGACGAAGTACCAGCGGCGCTGGCATCCGGCGATGGACGGCACTGGCCTGACCCGCACCACAGCGACCCGTGAGGTGTACGTCCCGGCCGTGACCCGCGTCCGTTCGACACCAGTGGTCGACACGCTGCACCTGCGCCTGCTGCATGGTCAGACGCCGGCCGATGTGGCAGCACAAGCCGAAGGGCTGCGGCACGTGTACGCCGCTCACCGGTGCAGCGTGATCGAGGATGCTCCGGGCTCGGTGCGGGTGCTGTTCTACGCCCAAGACCCGCTACGGCGCCTGGTCGCCCCGATGCAACCCGCCGTGGTCCCGTCTCTGGATGCTCTGCCGGTGGCGTTGGCCGAGAGTGGAAAGCTTTTCCTGCTGTGGCTTCTGGGCCGTCACGTTCTGATCGCCGGTGCTTCCGGGGCGGGTAAGGGCTCGGCGGTGTGGTCGATCGTGCGGGCCCTGGCGCCAGCGGTGAACGCGGGAACGGTTCGGCTGCGTGGCGTGGATCCCAAGGGCGGGATGGAGCTGTTCCCCGGTCGCGCGCTGTTCGGCCGGTACGCCGATGAAGACCTGAGCGACATGCTCGCCCTGCTGGAACAGGCCGTGGCGGACATGAACGAGCGCAAGCACCGCCTCAAGGCCGCCGGCCTGCGCGTCTTCACCCCTTCTACGGATGACCCGCTGGAAGTCATCCTCGTCGACGAACTCGCGTTCCTGACCGCCTACGCCCCCAAAGACATCAAGCTCAAAGTCGCTGCTGCGATGCAGATTCTGCTCTCCCAGGGTCGCGCGGTCGGATTTAGTGTGGTAGCCGCGTTGCAGGACCCGCGCAAAGAAGTGCTGCCGTTCCGGGACCTGTTCACCTACCGGATCGCGCTGCGGTTGTCGGAGGACTCCCACGTCGACATGGTCCTCGGGGACGGCGCCCTTGACCGGGGCGCGGCGTGTCATCTGATCCCGGCGAGCCTGCCCGGCATCGGTTACGTCCACGTCGACGGCGCCCACGAGCCAGTGCGGGTGCGGTTCTCCTACCTGTCCGATGACGACATCGTCGACATGGCGATGCGCTGGCCTGCACCCGAAAACCGCGACTGGACAACCCCGTCCACTGACGGGCCGGTTCGGGTCGAGGTCCAGGACGTCATCGACCGCGATGACACGTATCCCTTCCGATTCTGGACCCGCGATGAAGGTGACGACGCGTGAGCGAGAACCCGGCCACCTCAGGAACGGCCATGCCAGAACCCAGCCACATCCCCGAGGCGAGCGGGCAGACCAGCCCGGCCCCCGCCTGGTGGTCCCGCCTCCAGCGCCCTACGGACCCCAACCACAGCGCCAGTGCCACCCAGCCCGGTCCCGGCCAGGACGTCCCCTCATCCCTGCCGGTGGCGGGAAGCATCGCGGGAGCGGCCCCGCAACTGGCCATCGCACCAAGTGACTGCGCCGCTGAGCTTGGTCCGGACATGATGAGCCCTGGCGGGGCGCACGCGGGTGAAGACCTTCCAGCTGATGAGGCAGAGCCCGTAGACCAGCAGCAGGGCCGAGAGCGCGTTGCGGGCCGACTCGGGGATCTCGTGCACCAGGAGGACGCCGACGGCAAGAACGGCGATCATGCCGATGACCTGCAGCGCATCGATCGCGGCGTCCCTCACGCCGGGGACGATACGTCACCCCCATCCCTGATGTGGCCGGAACGCTGGCGCATCACTCCTGCGGTCGGCGCGATCGTCACCGATGCCGGCGTCACGTTCTCCTTGGCCCCGGCCTCACCGAACGATCACCCGATCCGAGTGCGGTGCACCTCCTGTGACTGGGACACCACCGGACCTCAGCCCGAAACGGTCGATGCCGTCCGCGTCCACGCTCTGCGCCACATCGCCGACCCGACCCCTCGGATCTCCCACTTCCCCGCATGGCTGCTGCCCCGGCTGAAAGGACACCGATGACCACCATCCCCACCGCCGCGAGCAACCTCGGGAACCCGATGCAGCCGCAGAAGGCGGCCCTGTCGAACCTGACCCGTAACAGCCGCGCCGAACGCGCCCGCATGCCCG
The Kineosporia sp. NBRC 101731 genome window above contains:
- a CDS encoding type II toxin-antitoxin system VapB family antitoxin; this translates as MVEKGTTVDDIDSESLAAAQKMLGVARPRDAVNQALKEAVRRKMVEEYVDFMKTNLLDPDESIRNDAW
- a CDS encoding PIN domain nuclease codes for the protein MADTSANARIRHQPVEDRLAPLIDRYLVATCAVLNLEALFSARSPVEYEQIWNWRNSIFEYVDTDESCMQRAQEVQRILAERSSHRVKLPDLIIAATAEAHSLTLLHYDKEFDLIASVTKQSVEWIAPQGSLA
- a CDS encoding serine/threonine-protein kinase, with the translated sequence MTGFERIRYLGGGYFGEVWLERDEALNRLCAAKYLKNGEDLGGRSIFAEAQAMALAEHPNVVQVYSADHVLDVPVIRMEFLPDGSIHDRYGKSALPVRDAVSAIEDACRGLEFLHNRNMLHRDIKPANLMLAPSGAIKVSDFGLACGKEQVSEAPIGYVTHLPPESVADPGYIDSVQGDVYAMGVTLHRLVNSDAVMDTEAWGDNLIDLIRLGRFPARDSYLPHVHDPLRKVIKKALHINAERRYKSPSELRHALEATRPVVSWQVLGEDTWDGTSADGQNSWRARVFPNKKGRSSFGLDRRRGDGKYRAIRGDSAVFDERSEAISHASIVLDRVARTGK
- a CDS encoding helix-turn-helix domain-containing protein: MAKPGRLDYQVGDDLLARADFQTACRERDFGHIFRLMRQWDGASQDRIAAPVDGLTQSRVSRIMANKDRVSTVDVMERIADALHIPGSFLGLAPRRWEALEANRTTTSAPHAVATPPSNGQVLAAPVGELVDRRLDVTLDVGPDGGVTISQVHHLENLGDTPVTGLTRQIWFKHVTGPLEVKETDSNRNVFIKTIHDVGVQVKFSCQIFPAINPGETATVGYTCNGGKFADELYWRQTVFLPTESLRLQLRLNGVEALSGCTAVEERLDGSEITAAESLSLANEGNATVIDLNRRDLRSNQSVTLRWDVPRATA
- a CDS encoding helix-turn-helix transcriptional regulator — translated: MAERGLPSVYTSRGQVEGEDWQAVAAAVNARMAALRIGQQELVRLSGVSVSTVRLIQHGSSRRVQNKTLEALARALDWPEDHLIKILVATPPAVPTPSPADDQVVTVLMRIEHQLAQLSDRLSQVEQRMPPGGRSE
- a CDS encoding FtsK/SpoIIIE domain-containing protein; protein product: MLVNGTRVEDLAGTGLTTRQRYVVPLWVTVPVFLIRHLAKSCAWIVRQMRTYWGLSLPVIVLLLLWAYLGRLVAVTALTWWLTMGLIWAYRWPASFDTAVAQPTRGVWRWWTKYQRRWHPAMDGTGLTRTTATREVYVPAVTRVRSTPVVDTLHLRLLHGQTPADVAAQAEGLRHVYAAHRCSVIEDAPGSVRVLFYAQDPLRRLVAPMQPAVVPSLDALPVALAESGKLFLLWLLGRHVLIAGASGAGKGSAVWSIVRALAPAVNAGTVRLRGVDPKGGMELFPGRALFGRYADEDLSDMLALLEQAVADMNERKHRLKAAGLRVFTPSTDDPLEVILVDELAFLTAYAPKDIKLKVAAAMQILLSQGRAVGFSVVAALQDPRKEVLPFRDLFTYRIALRLSEDSHVDMVLGDGALDRGAACHLIPASLPGIGYVHVDGAHEPVRVRFSYLSDDDIVDMAMRWPAPENRDWTTPSTDGPVRVEVQDVIDRDDTYPFRFWTRDEGDDA